A genomic window from Diospyros lotus cultivar Yz01 chromosome 2, ASM1463336v1, whole genome shotgun sequence includes:
- the LOC127795606 gene encoding protein SMAX1-LIKE 4-like, with translation MRGGACAVQQTLTAEAASVLKHSLNLARRRGHAQVTPLHVAATLLSSRASLLKRACLKSQPHQTPHPLQSRALELCFNVALNRLPTTPAPLLHAQPSLSNALIAALKRAQAHQRRGCIEQQQQQPPLLAIKVELDQLTLSILDDPSVSRVMREAGFSSTAVKNNLEEDSPSSSIFHCYGGTGGGVYSSPCSPSRSFWPAHFVSIADSASLKEDIKLVLEVLLRKKRRNTVIVGDSLSITEGLVLELMSRVERGEVPDELKSAHFVKFHFTSVPLMFMKREELELQLSELKRKVDSLASGGRGVIIYTGDLKWIVDTVGFNGEFFSGYSPVEHLVTEMARFLSHYNSLNRKVWLMATANYQTYMRCQMKQPSLEMQWSLQAVSVPSGGLGLSLHATSVQESRMSFSENPSQALETKAFVGNKDEDNKLRCCAECTSKYEKEAALLKSGSAQLPSWLQSHNSTHAHQKDDLVELRRQWNKICHSQHQGRPLFNQRLIPKSCNYRSSISYPRWPNENNFFLDSNINNSISFSPSNLKSDQIASSPLQPRFRRQQSCHIEFSFSNGFNHKQQLQQPMEPNLDSLKNSDGKEVKITLALGNFSQHPNSTKRSDQICKRLQENVPWQLGTIPSIVEALIEPEPMKKETKWLLIEGNDAIGKRRLARAIAESVFGSPDLLLHMNMRESREDHKRVTVLERALRNNEKTVVLVEDVDFADTQFLKVLSLGMETGSFGEFCRKDGETIFILTRGDCPSHGDGIKDLNSVIHMKLEVNRTLPSISEVGIQQESRALGSPKKRKAEWDVSNKAKSPRQPPSGSTTLDLNIKADEDEEDEDRSEGFSPNSSDLTREMGNEGQINPCGFLESIKNRLVFNSDCEKEIKEMILVKIRDCFEAVIESSCFLEVEESLLEKLLLGFGDLVNSLFEKWLKEVFRTSLLTVKNGRKEGISSVRLCLGGKEDRELEGLGLDLESGFMASALPKKIQVSFMG, from the exons ATGCGCGGCGGAGCTTGTGCGGTACAGCAGACCCTCACGGCGGAGGCTGCTTCTGTCTTGAAGCACTCTCTCAACTTGGCCCGGCGGCGTGGCCACGCCCAG GTCACTCCGCTTCATGTGGCCGCCACGCTGCTCAGCTCAAGAGCTAGCCTCCTGAAGCGCGCCTGCCTCAAGTCCCAGCCTCACCAAACTCCACACCCTCTCCAGAGCCGAGCCCTTGAGCTCTGTTTCAACGTGGCTCTCAACCGGCTCCCTACCACGCCCGCTCCGCTCCTCCACGCCCAGCCGTCCCTCTCCAACGCTCTGATCGCCGCGCTGAAACGCGCCCAAGCCCACCAGCGGCGCGGCTGCATCgagcaacagcagcagcagccgccGCTCCTCGCCATCAAGGTCGAGCTCGACCAGCTCACCTTGTCCATCTTGGATGACCCCAGCGTGAGCCGCGTCATGCGAGAAGCCGGCTTCTCTAGCACCGCCGTGAAGAACAATCTAGAAGAAGACTCCCCATCCTCTTCCATATTCCACTGTTACGGCGGCACCGGCGGCGGCGTTTATTCTTCTCCTTGCTCTCCTTCCCGGAGCTTCTGGCCTGCCCATTTCGTCTCCATTGCCGATTCCGCCTCGCTCAAGGAAGATATAAAGCTAGTTTTGGAGGTTTTgttgagaaagaagagaaggaacACTGTCATAGTTGGTGACTCTCTGTCCATAACGGAGGGTCTGGTTTTGGAACTGATGAGCAGGGTGGAGAGAGGAGAGGTTCCTGATGAACTGAAATCTGCCCATTTCGTGAAATTTCACTTCACTTCAGTGCCATTAATGTTCATGAAAAGAGAAGAGTTGGAGCTGCAGCTTTCAGAACTGAAAAGGAAGGTAGATTCTCTTGCATCTGGAGGAAGGGGAGTCATTATCTATACAG GCGACTTGAAGTGGATAGTCGACACGGTAGGGTTCAATGGAGAGTTTTTTTCTGGGTATAGCCCAGTTGAGCATCTTGTTACAGAAATGGCGAGGTTTCTGTCCCATTACAACTCATTGAACAGAAAGGTTTGGTTAATGGCCACGGCCAATTATCAGACCTACATGAGATGCCAGATGAAGCAGCCTTCTCTCGAGATGCAATGGTCTCTTCAAGCTGTTTCTGTTCCATCAGGTGGACTTGGTTTGAGTCTTCATGCCACTAG TGTACAGGAGTCAAGGATGAGCTTCTCAGAAAACCCATCTCAAGCTCTGGAAACAAAAGCTTTTGTAGGAAACAAGGATGAAGATAACAAGCTCAGATGCTGTGCAGAATGCACCTCCAAATATGAAAAAGAAGCTGCTTTGCTCAAGTCTGGCTCAGCCCAATTGCCTTCCTGGCTTCAATCACATAACAGTACCCATGCACATCAGAAG GATGACCTGGTTGAGTTGAGGAGACAATGGAACAAAATCTGCCACAGCCAACACCAAGGCAGGCCTTTGTTCAACCAAAGGCTAATTCCAAAGAGCTGCAACTACAGATCATCAATATCATATCCTAGGTGGCCTAATGAGAACAACTTTTTCCTAGACtccaatattaataattcaatCTCTTTTTCCCCTTCCAACTTGAAATCCGACCAAATTGCCAGTAGCCCCCTGCAGCCTCGTTTCAGACGCCAGCAATCTTGTCACATCGAATTCAGTTTCAGCAATGGGTTCAATCACAAGCAGCAGCTGCAGCAGCCTATGGAACCAAACTTGGATTCTCTCAAGAACTCTGATGGAAAGGAAGTAAAGATCACTCTTGCTCTTGGCAATTTTTCTCAGCACCCAAACAGCACTAAAAGAAGTGATCAAATTTGTAAGCGTTTGCAAGAGAATGTGCCATGGCAATTGGGAACCATCCCTTCAATAGTGGAAGCTTTGATCGAACCCGAACCTATGAAGAAGGAGACTAAGTGGTTGCTGATTGAAGGCAATGATGCAATAGGAAAACGGAGACTGGCTCGGGCAATTGCAGAATCTGTTTTCGGGTCGCCCGATTTGCTTCTCCACATGAACATGAGAGAATCAAGAGAAGATCATAAGAGGGTGACAGTACTCGAAAGGGCCTTGAGAAACAATGAAAAGACGGTAGTTTTGGTTGAAGATGTTGATTTTGCTGATACCCAGTTCCTAAAGGTTCTTTCTTTGGGTATGGAAACTGGGAGTTTTGGAGAATTTTGCAGAAAGGATGGAGAAACAATATTCATCTTAACAAGGGGAGATTGCCCTAGCCATGGAGATGGGATCAAAGATCTGAATTCTGTAATCCATATGAAACTGGAGGTCAATAGAACGCTTCCCAGTATTTCAGAGGTCGGGATACAGCAGGAGTCTCGTGCACTGGGTTCgcctaaaaaaagaaaagcggAGTGGGATGTCTCAAACAAGGCCAAGAGTCCAAGGCAGCCGCCAAGCGGATCAACCACCCTTGATCTGAACATTAAGGCCGATGAGGACGAGGAAGACGAAGACAGAAGCGAAGGTTTCAGCCCCAATTCGAGCGATTTGACGCGAGAAATGGGGAATGAAGGCCAGATCAATCCATGTGGGTTCCTTGAATCGATCAAGAACCGGCTTGTCTTCAATTCGGATTGTGAAAAGGAGATAAAAGAGATGATCTTGGTCAAGATCAGAGATTGTTTTGAAGCGGTGATTGAGAGCAGTTGCTTCTTGGAAGTGGAAGAGAGTCTGTTAGAGAAGCTCTTGCTTGGCTTTGGGGATCTCGTCAACAGCCTGTTTGAGAAATGGCTGAAAGAGGTTTTTAGAACAAGCTTGTTAACGGTCAAAAATGGCCGCAAGGAGGGGATAAGCAGTGTTAGGCTGTGTTTGGGGGGGAAAGAAGATAGAGAACTTGAGGGTTTAGGGTTGGACTTGGAGAGTGGGTTCATGGCTTCAGCCCTGCCCAAGAAAATTCAAGTTTCCTTTATGGGTTGA